Below is a genomic region from Eremothecium sinecaudum strain ATCC 58844 chromosome V, complete sequence.
TATCAGAACAGTTTGTTACTTGAAAGTTACCCATTTCGACCAAGTCAAACCAGCAACCTTGGCATCGCAACTAATTTTGTCCAGACAATGGTACCAGTAAGTCACTTACAGCTTTTAAATGCTTCTGAATATGCAAATAAATCTATTAAGTTCAGGTTTGTGTGTGCACAATTACCTTCTCCAGGAGGAAAAAGAATTCCTTACGAAAGCGCGTATATTTCAACGTCTTATCTGGAGTATGATCCCAGTTTGTGGTCTTACTTCTTTCTTCTCAAGCCAGAGTATCCTCTGGGCGATGAAAAGCTTAGTGGTGGCGTAGAGGAAGCGAAAATGGTTGTAAATAACAATTACTCAATTTCTCGACTGAAATCAACACCTGAGTGGAAAGATGAACTTTCTACTTTTAAAATCACCGAACCCCCACAAGGCAAGTATTTTGAAGCATTTGATTTGTCTTTTtcagatgatgataaaCCCATCGACTTATCGTTGTCCGAGGTGTCCCTTTCACCATGCATCCATGGTATTGCCGAACCAAACACTAATAATTCCAGTGATTTTTACCTATATCAAAGGTTTCACTCTAGTCCTCCTAGAAGGGAAATCAAAAGGGTATGGATAGACAGGGATCCAATATTTTCCATTGCATCAACAATTGAAAACCAAAACACATGGACGGAAACTGATGAACTATACCATCAATATGATGATACTATGGATGActtttcatcttcagatACGGACGGAGTTACCTCTGTCACTTTAGTTTCAGAAAGTAGTGATTCAAGGATTGAAGAAGTTATAGAAATGTCACTAACGAATCATATCTCAAAAACCTACAGATTATATGCTTCTCTCAAGCAAGATACTAGGTATAATTTGGCTGGTCCAGAATTTGAAAGCTGTGCTCCCCAGGATTATTTTTTTGTTGTTACGACAAACAAGAGCGTGTTCCTTATACGTTCTGACCCTTTAATTATAAATGCAATGACAACAGACGACATTTTTCCAACTTCGGACATTTCAACCTGTCATCCAGAGATAGAAAGTCACAATCGGATCTCTATAGTCTGCTACATCCAGGAATTGTCATGTATTGTTGTGGCGTCTCAAATCGGACTAATTTCAATTTTAAGATTAACGGAGTACAACGGCATCTATTCATTTAGACAGGAATATGTCATTGGGTGGCAGCGTGTGCCACCTGAACAGAGGGACCAGATCTGCATGTCCCAATATGCTGATTATAATTACGATGGACCAGATTATTCTTGTGGCCAATGTGATACTGTTTTCCCATACTTTTCCATACAGGGTATGGATTACATTTATTGTCCAGAAGATCCACTTAATGGTATACAAGAACATGCCGTattgtatatattatatagAGATAACATTATTAGGTATAGAATTCATACTTAAGTAAATATTTTCTAACTTAAAACTGTAAATGCATTATTAATAGAATTATTTTAACAGTTAATTATTTTAATGATTATTAATAACCTTTTGACAGTCATATGAAAGACATATAATAATTGAAATACGTTTCATATAAAACAGTAAATGACATAACTGGAAGTTTTTAGAATATATCTGGATACAATTAGATATAGAATCCTTTAATATTTATAGCCATGTCAAAATAAAGTATTTTGGattttttgtttctttGATTATATAATCCAATTGGACGCTGTTCTAGAAGAGCTTAGTTATACTCTAAAAGGAGTGACTGACATTCTAACAAAGGTTTGCCAGTTCATTAACATCAGTAAGACACTACTAGTAGTGGCTTTTGATCATTTAGTCTTCGTTGAAGTCATCTGGGTGTAAACGATTTTAtagaattttttttttttaaattttatATATTCAACCGCGATGACATAGTTTTATACCTACTTTAGAGTTGTATTTAAACAAACCATAGCACATAACCGACTTGAATATAGATATACAGCGGTACTGATAGGTGTATTTTCAGCCTTGTATCATACATGTCTTTGCTTAAGAATGATGAGGGCGATTTTGTCCTTCCTGACAAAGAGCATGAAGTTTCGCCATGCAGCAGCAATACTATAACCATGAAGCCCGGTTTGGAGCACCCTATGGAGGCCAAGATTGTCAGAAAAATGGATATTTACCTCTTGCCTCCCCTCTGTCTTCTTTATTTCTTATCAAATTTAGATAAGTCCAATATTGGTAATGCTGCAATTGCTGGATTACCAGAAGATTTGAATCTTGTAGGGAATCAATATGGTAACTGTGTGACGGTCTTTTTTGCAACATATATTCTGGTTGATCCAATTGGTGGAAATCTATTGAATATTCTAGGAGCGCCAGTTATGATGTCTGCTTGTGTTATTGGTTTTGGTGCTATTTCACTTTGTACTGCATGGGTAAAAAATTATGGACAACTTTTGGCGATGAGGCTTATACTTGGATTATTTGAAGGTAATATTTACCCATCTATTAATATGTACTTGACAATGTGCTATCGTCGGGAGCAATATGCAAAGAGATTTGCATTCGTGTTCTTTGCGGCATGTATCTCATCTTCTTTTGGAGGTTTGATTTCATACGCTTGCAGCAAAATTGTAGGTTCATTGAGTGCCTGGCAATATATTTTCATAGTCGAGGGCTCTATCACACTTGCAGTCGTTCCATTATATATCTTTGGACTAAGCAGAAATTTGGAAGATGCATGGTTTTTTAACGAAGAAGAGAGAGAATACATTATAGCGCGCCATGATACCATCGAAACATTTAATCCAAAAGAAAAATTTAGTTGGATTCAGGTATGGTTTGCAGTTAAGGATATTAAAACGTGGAATTCAGCAATTGCGTTATTCTGTATTGACTTAACGGCATTTGGATTAACTGTTTTTATGCCAATTATAATTTCTGGTATGGGCTTTACTTACATCAAAGCTCAGCTGATGACTGTTCCAGTATACTTTGTAACAGCTACAACCTTCTTTATTTGCTCATATTTCTCCGACAGGTTTAGAGTTAGGTCTCCATTTATTATAGGTTCATGTATCACTTGTGCAATTGGTCTTGCAATAGTGGTCGCTTCCGACCTAAATGGTGTGCGTCTCTTGGGGATTTTTATTCTAGCTCTCGGTATATATGTTAATGCAGCTACGAACTGCCTATGGTTAAGTGGAAATAATGGGAACTATTATAAACGTGCTACAGCATTGGGAATTAATTTATTCTGTGGTTCGTCGTCAGGATTAGTTTCTGGTCAAATATTTACTAGTAAAGATAAACCCCGCTATCATAAGGGTTTGTCAATTTGCTTAGCGCTTCAAATTGTAGCAGCCGTATTAACTGCTGTCCAGGTATGGTTGTACTATCGTTTAAACAAGCAAAAGAAGGAGCAGTTACAAGAATGCTTGGAAAAAGACGAGGAACCATCTTATGATGAGAAACTAAGCGATATGAATCCGCAATTCCGTTACATGTATTGAATTTAGGGCACTTTGGCATCTAATTTTATCTAATTATTTTAATTCAATATCTAATACTTACCAACGGTTAATAGACTATGTAGTCATTTTTGCTACCCCGACATTCATAAATATTGATGTTTGTATCATGAGAATTTACCGCAGCTAAAAACATCCGATGAGGATGAAAAGCCATTGATGAAATAAATGAATTAGGTGACCGAGATCCACTGATACCCGTTGCTAATGTACCAGCGACACTATTTGCGTGTGATGATCCGTTATTCCTAAAGGTACTGAGCAAGTCACCCGAAGTTGTCCATATTTTAATGTGCTTAGTACCAGTAGCTAATACTGGAGCATGTTCATGGAGCTGTAAAGAAGTCATTGTTGTTGCCTTAGTTTGAGGAGAGTTAGCGTTAATACCTTGCCCGTTATCGGTAAACGATATCACAGGTTGATCAGACCTTATATCCCACAATTCCACAATACCTGTGCTTGTGCCACTAACAAGCTCTCTATAGCCACCCCGCTGTAAATGAACGTTGTTAATCCATGACATTTGCTTGCCACCGTTGGACTTCCACAATCTGATCATCGAATCCCTAGGGTCAATACGCCGATCATAGACTCTTATAGTTCCATCCGAAAACCCACTTACAAATATATTACCTGCAAGTTGATCAGAGGTCAAAGAAGTTATCAAAGCTGAAGATTTAGCCGGAATATCTACCTCAATGGACTCTGTTAAAGCATCCCAAATTCTTATTATTTTCACATCTCCTGTGGTTAATAAGGAACCCCTGCTTTGCTGCCATTCTGTTAGCAAACCAGTCGATCTTGGTGTCAAAAGTAAGTCTGTTAAACCCCTCCAAGCTGATATCATCTCAATATTTTCCGATGAGTTAAATTCTTTATATATCTTAACGACCCCTTCTGATGAACCTGTCAATAACAATGGGGTATCATCTTCGTTGATAAATTTCATATCAGTAATTTTAGTACCAAAAGGATTTCCATTAGAAAACTTGCACAACCGCTTACTTTCTTCCCAATCATAGACATTGATTTTATCTCTATCGTCAGATGTAACAATATAATTTTCAAATTGAGTAAAGCGAAGTAGTTTAGGTTGTGATTTATTATCGATGGTTAATTTCTTCTCTGTCCAATCTCCATATAATGATAGCTCTTTCTGATTTTGAGTAACTTGAATAATATTTTCGTTTCTATTTCTCCTCCATACACGTGCTGTGTACTCAACACTACCTGGTTCATCTGCCTCATTTCTTTTCATTTGAGACTCCTGGAAATACTCTCTTGAGTAATCTAAAAATGAACTTTTCAGTGGCATCGAGTTCGGCTCTGTGCTTTTCTTAAACCGCTGAGTAGGAACTTTGGACTCAAGCCCATATGACATGCTTGCCATTGGCAAATGCTGACGCTTATTTCCATTGGTGAGTGGATCTGAGGGTTGCTCATCAGAAGCGAGCCTTAAGCTTTTAAGCAATCCACTTAACGAAAAACTGCGCTGGCTGCTGTTAGAGCTAGTTTGCTGACCAGGATTCTTTTGCTTATCATTCTTATCATATGCCCCTAAACTAATAGGTCTTTTTGGCGTTGGGAGTTTTGTTGCTGCATTAATTCCTTGACCATATGAGCCATTCAATTGAGCACTGGCAGTCCTTTTTAATAAGTATTTTTCCATTTCCATGACGATT
It encodes:
- the CRT10 gene encoding Crt10p (Syntenic homolog of Ashbya gossypii ADR329W; Syntenic homolog of Saccharomyces cerevisiae YOL063C (CRT10)), with product MSSLSDKDNTSFKRYLASCGYVKEYTRKSYMNSELRLMTKLGIKHSKNNIGVRWKRSKDGKIELKNLDIAQKLEISNCFKSSEASARDEDFISSIIESGTLAEPVWGSNGRYLNPADTLLPEWERLKLCRDGVANSLGFAQGFGYDNNLMCIASSSLMFIAYENTFFTKNLVSYGAPSFNKEDMINFSLIDSALLYDNFPLQQMLYFGRIFRDYKIHLVKLCHFYGQEYVAMCCENGYIMMFLVHDFEDYYKDVADGHKYGAKPSMRPKYILRARGSCWSFDIYDDDPNVKYIAAGHNDGDAPTGISLFGYSKGMNKFIIDEIPIEHNVPCVSFIKDSSRDKNIILAYSSIFGSVGTISIQRSLDVEKCVRERLRIAWEYLDEQYLPSWCWSITPVKKSSFRHVGQYEFLSNNYNQNHKTKELSLIYQNSLLLESYPFRPSQTSNLGIATNFVQTMVPVSHLQLLNASEYANKSIKFRFVCAQLPSPGGKRIPYESAYISTSYLEYDPSLWSYFFLLKPEYPLGDEKLSGGVEEAKMVVNNNYSISRLKSTPEWKDELSTFKITEPPQGKYFEAFDLSFSDDDKPIDLSLSEVSLSPCIHGIAEPNTNNSSDFYLYQRFHSSPPRREIKRVWIDRDPIFSIASTIENQNTWTETDELYHQYDDTMDDFSSSDTDGVTSVTLVSESSDSRIEEVIEMSLTNHISKTYRLYASLKQDTRYNLAGPEFESCAPQDYFFVVTTNKSVFLIRSDPLIINAMTTDDIFPTSDISTCHPEIESHNRISIVCYIQELSCIVVASQIGLISILRLTEYNGIYSFRQEYVIGWQRVPPEQRDQICMSQYADYNYDGPDYSCGQCDTVFPYFSIQGMDYIYCPEDPLNGIQEHAVLYILYRDNIIRYRIHT
- a CDS encoding allantoate permease family MFS transporter (Syntenic homolog of Ashbya gossypii ADR330W; Syntenic homolog of Saccharomyces cerevisiae YGR260W (TNA1)), whose amino-acid sequence is MSLLKNDEGDFVLPDKEHEVSPCSSNTITMKPGLEHPMEAKIVRKMDIYLLPPLCLLYFLSNLDKSNIGNAAIAGLPEDLNLVGNQYGNCVTVFFATYILVDPIGGNLLNILGAPVMMSACVIGFGAISLCTAWVKNYGQLLAMRLILGLFEGNIYPSINMYLTMCYRREQYAKRFAFVFFAACISSSFGGLISYACSKIVGSLSAWQYIFIVEGSITLAVVPLYIFGLSRNLEDAWFFNEEEREYIIARHDTIETFNPKEKFSWIQVWFAVKDIKTWNSAIALFCIDLTAFGLTVFMPIIISGMGFTYIKAQLMTVPVYFVTATTFFICSYFSDRFRVRSPFIIGSCITCAIGLAIVVASDLNGVRLLGIFILALGIYVNAATNCLWLSGNNGNYYKRATALGINLFCGSSSGLVSGQIFTSKDKPRYHKGLSICLALQIVAAVLTAVQVWLYYRLNKQKKEQLQECLEKDEEPSYDEKLSDMNPQFRYMY